A genome region from Methylohalobius crimeensis 10Ki includes the following:
- a CDS encoding HU family DNA-binding protein, producing MNKSELIDAIADKADLTKADAARALDAFLDTVEETLKGGNAVTLIGFGTFAVKERQERQGRNPRTGEPMTIKAAKIPAFKAGKTLKDAVQ from the coding sequence ATGAATAAATCCGAATTAATCGATGCCATCGCCGACAAGGCCGACCTGACTAAAGCCGATGCTGCGCGGGCGCTGGATGCCTTTCTCGATACGGTCGAGGAAACGTTGAAAGGGGGGAATGCGGTCACTTTGATCGGTTTTGGCACCTTTGCAGTCAAGGAACGGCAAGAACGCCAAGGTCGCAATCCTCGTACGGGTGAACCGATGACGATTAAAGCGGCAAAAATTCCTGCATTTAAGGCTGGCAAAACATTAAAAGATGCAGTACAATAA
- a CDS encoding formate dehydrogenase subunit delta — MNVEQLVKMANDIAAFFNAEPDHQTAVDGVYNHIKRFWDPRMRQQIIAHLQSDGPGLCDLATEALQRLETEQKQQKAS, encoded by the coding sequence ATGAACGTTGAGCAACTGGTCAAAATGGCCAACGACATCGCCGCCTTTTTCAACGCCGAACCCGACCACCAAACTGCCGTGGACGGTGTTTACAATCACATCAAGCGCTTTTGGGACCCCAGAATGCGCCAGCAGATCATCGCCCATCTTCAATCCGACGGCCCTGGTCTCTGCGACTTGGCCACGGAAGCCCTTCAACGGCTCGAAACCGAGCAGAAGCAACAAAAAGCCTCTTAA
- the lon gene encoding endopeptidase La produces the protein MTSEKFVPVLPLRDVVVYPHMVIPLFVGRKKSIEALDAAMRDNKQIFLVAQKDAEQDDPGFDDIYRVGTLATILQLLKLPDGTVKVLVEGNQRGQVEGFAEIEGTLVADPVSLPDQCHCSDQELDVLMRTAVNTFDHYVKLNKRIPPEVLNSLNGIDEPGRLADTIAAHMTLKLDEKQTVLEMSDVATRLEKLILLMEGEVDILELEKRIRGRVKQQMEKNQREYYLNEQMKAIQKELGELDDAPNEIEELTRKIAKAGMSKGTREKVEGELNKLKMMSPMSAEATVVRNYIDWMVSVPWKKQTKVSNDLKKAQEILDTDHYGLERVKERILEYLAVQQRVKKMQGPILCLVGPPGVGKTSLGQSIAKATNRKYLRMALGGVRDEAEIRGHRRTYIGSMPGKVVQNLAKAKSRNPVFMLDEIDKMAMDFRGDPASALLEVLDPEQNKAFNDHYLEVDFDLSDTMFIATANTLNIPPALLDRMEVIRLPGYTEEEKVNIAKRYLIPKQVKFNGLKENEIHLSDGAIRDIIRRYTREAGVRNLEREIASICRKVVKHLQSKAASRSVRISARNLAKYLGVPHFRYGRAEEANQIGQVTGLAWTEVGGELLTIESVAVPGKGKQVYTGKLGEVMQESIQAALTVVRSRSEVLGIDPDFYHNKDMHIHVPEGATPKDGPSAGIGMCIALISALTEIPVRCDVAMTGEITLRGEVLPIGGLKEKLLAAHRGGIRTVIIPQENEKDLMEIPTNIKQNLEILAVRWIDEVVERALERPPQPLDAQLEVTTPRAKSARGRKAVTAH, from the coding sequence ATGACCTCAGAAAAATTCGTACCCGTCCTTCCCTTACGTGACGTAGTGGTCTACCCCCACATGGTCATTCCCTTATTCGTGGGACGAAAAAAATCCATCGAGGCCCTGGATGCCGCCATGCGCGACAACAAGCAGATATTCCTGGTCGCCCAGAAGGATGCCGAACAAGACGATCCCGGCTTCGATGACATTTACCGGGTAGGCACGCTCGCCACCATTCTTCAACTTCTCAAGCTGCCCGACGGCACCGTCAAGGTGTTGGTGGAAGGCAACCAACGCGGCCAGGTGGAAGGTTTTGCCGAAATCGAAGGCACGCTGGTTGCCGATCCCGTTTCTCTGCCCGATCAATGTCACTGCAGCGACCAAGAATTGGACGTTCTGATGCGCACGGCAGTGAATACCTTCGATCACTACGTCAAGCTGAACAAACGCATTCCGCCGGAGGTACTCAACTCCTTGAACGGCATCGACGAGCCGGGCCGCCTGGCGGATACCATCGCCGCTCACATGACCCTCAAGCTGGACGAAAAACAAACCGTTCTGGAAATGAGCGATGTGGCCACGCGGTTGGAAAAGTTGATCCTGCTGATGGAAGGCGAGGTTGACATTCTCGAACTGGAGAAGCGCATCCGCGGCCGGGTCAAACAGCAGATGGAAAAGAACCAGCGCGAGTACTACCTCAACGAGCAAATGAAGGCGATCCAGAAGGAACTGGGTGAATTGGACGATGCGCCCAACGAAATCGAGGAACTGACCCGGAAGATCGCCAAGGCCGGGATGTCCAAGGGAACCCGGGAAAAGGTGGAGGGCGAACTGAACAAGCTGAAAATGATGTCGCCCATGTCCGCCGAGGCCACGGTGGTGCGCAACTATATCGACTGGATGGTCAGCGTGCCCTGGAAAAAGCAGACCAAAGTCAGCAACGATTTAAAAAAGGCCCAGGAGATTCTGGATACCGATCACTACGGCCTGGAACGGGTCAAGGAAAGAATCCTCGAATATCTGGCCGTGCAGCAGCGGGTCAAAAAAATGCAAGGCCCCATTTTATGCCTGGTCGGGCCGCCGGGAGTGGGCAAAACCTCATTGGGGCAATCCATCGCCAAGGCAACCAACCGCAAATACTTGCGGATGGCCTTGGGCGGGGTGCGCGACGAAGCGGAAATCCGCGGACACCGGCGTACCTATATCGGATCGATGCCGGGCAAGGTGGTTCAGAATCTGGCCAAGGCCAAATCCCGCAATCCGGTCTTCATGTTGGACGAGATCGATAAAATGGCGATGGATTTTCGCGGAGATCCGGCTTCGGCCCTGCTGGAGGTACTCGATCCGGAGCAGAACAAGGCGTTCAACGACCATTATTTGGAAGTGGATTTCGATCTTTCGGACACCATGTTCATCGCCACCGCCAATACTTTAAACATTCCCCCGGCCCTGCTCGACCGGATGGAGGTAATCCGCCTGCCGGGATACACGGAAGAGGAAAAGGTCAATATCGCCAAACGCTACCTGATTCCCAAGCAAGTTAAGTTCAACGGCTTGAAAGAAAACGAGATTCATTTAAGCGACGGGGCGATTCGGGATATCATCCGACGCTATACCCGCGAAGCGGGTGTTCGCAACCTGGAGCGGGAAATCGCCAGCATCTGCCGCAAGGTGGTCAAACATCTGCAAAGCAAGGCGGCTTCCCGATCCGTCCGGATCAGTGCGCGGAATCTGGCGAAATATTTGGGGGTCCCGCACTTCCGCTACGGCCGCGCCGAAGAGGCCAATCAAATTGGACAAGTAACGGGGCTTGCGTGGACCGAAGTGGGAGGCGAGCTGTTGACGATCGAATCGGTGGCGGTTCCCGGCAAGGGCAAGCAAGTCTACACCGGCAAGCTGGGGGAAGTGATGCAGGAATCCATCCAGGCAGCCCTGACCGTCGTGCGCAGCCGATCCGAGGTGTTGGGCATCGATCCGGACTTTTACCACAACAAGGACATGCACATTCACGTGCCGGAAGGTGCCACCCCGAAAGACGGCCCCAGCGCGGGCATCGGCATGTGCATCGCCCTCATCTCGGCCTTGACCGAAATTCCGGTCCGCTGCGACGTGGCCATGACGGGCGAAATCACCCTTCGCGGCGAAGTCCTTCCCATCGGAGGGCTCAAGGAAAAACTTCTGGCCGCGCACCGGGGAGGCATCCGCACGGTCATCATTCCCCAGGAAAACGAGAAAGATCTGATGGAAATTCCGACCAATATCAAGCAAAACCTGGAGATCCTCGCGGTTCGCTGGATCGACGAGGTGGTGGAGCGCGCGCTGGAGCGCCCTCCCCAACCCTTGGACGCCCAGTTGGAGGTAACCACCCCTCGAGCAAAATCGGCCAGGGGAAGAAAAGCGGTCACCGCGCACTGA
- a CDS encoding SurA N-terminal domain-containing protein, whose product MLQTIRDRAQGIFAWIILIIITVPFALWGIGNYFDTGKEKPIAVVGKREFFERDLIRLYEQQFAHLLGQSPYSEQELKRHALNQLIDNEVLFQEARDKDLAASDGQTAEFVRSLPFFQTEGRFDEEKYQRLLASQGLSSEQFIAQVRRSLLLQQIEQSVEASSFAIEKEAQRFYRLQNQRRKIAYAILPLPEEKMTVDDAEAKAYYEQHQDRFQTPEQASVDYLTLSIDAIGRNIEPEGEDLRRYYEEQRTALTPAEQRRIRHILISVPPTASSDDKQKALTQAREIKQRLNQGEDFAALAEEFSEDPGSKTKGGDLGFVKPGELEGNFEEAAFSLSEGEISEPVETPFGYHLIQVTEIKAGKPKSFETVKEQIRQEFQRQQAESRFYELRERLARLAYENPGSLDPAAEALELEIQTTDRFTRSRGEGIAANPKIRTAAFSDEVLAGNNSEPLELDEGEVAVLRLHEHTPAQKRAFDAVRDRIVARLRQQKARQEVENQAKKWLSKLNQGIQLETLAEQTQSEIQTADLVRDTPVPELREATRTIFQAPHPAKDQPVFTRVALADGRQTLIQILSVEDGDYGSLEEDNKDKLIANLARLFGRITFQEYQLQKRDQASPEINWPPTED is encoded by the coding sequence ATGTTGCAAACGATCCGAGATCGTGCCCAAGGAATCTTTGCCTGGATCATTCTGATTATCATCACCGTGCCCTTCGCTCTCTGGGGGATCGGGAACTATTTCGACACCGGCAAGGAAAAGCCCATCGCCGTGGTCGGCAAGCGGGAATTTTTCGAACGCGATTTAATTCGGCTTTACGAGCAACAATTCGCTCACCTTCTGGGGCAAAGTCCATACAGTGAGCAGGAACTGAAACGGCATGCCCTGAATCAGCTGATCGATAACGAAGTACTCTTTCAGGAGGCACGTGACAAGGACTTGGCGGCCAGCGATGGACAAACGGCTGAATTTGTCCGAAGTCTCCCTTTCTTTCAGACGGAAGGGCGCTTCGATGAGGAAAAATATCAACGTCTATTGGCAAGCCAAGGATTGAGCTCGGAACAATTCATCGCTCAAGTGCGCCGTTCCCTGCTCCTGCAACAGATTGAACAAAGCGTGGAGGCTTCCAGTTTCGCCATCGAGAAAGAAGCGCAAAGATTCTACCGGCTCCAGAACCAGCGCCGTAAGATCGCCTACGCGATTCTTCCCTTACCCGAAGAAAAGATGACGGTGGATGATGCGGAAGCCAAAGCCTATTACGAGCAACACCAAGATCGATTCCAAACGCCCGAGCAGGCCTCGGTCGATTACCTCACCTTATCCATCGACGCCATCGGACGGAACATAGAACCCGAAGGAGAAGACCTGCGCCGTTACTATGAAGAGCAACGCACGGCATTGACCCCGGCGGAACAGCGCCGCATCCGACACATTCTTATCTCAGTTCCGCCGACGGCTTCTTCCGATGACAAGCAAAAGGCGTTGACCCAAGCGCGTGAAATCAAGCAGCGCCTGAACCAAGGCGAGGATTTCGCGGCACTGGCCGAGGAATTTTCCGAAGATCCCGGTTCCAAAACGAAAGGCGGCGACCTGGGCTTCGTCAAACCCGGGGAGCTGGAGGGGAATTTCGAAGAAGCGGCATTTTCCTTATCGGAAGGGGAAATTTCCGAACCGGTGGAAACGCCGTTCGGTTACCACCTCATCCAAGTCACCGAGATTAAAGCCGGCAAGCCCAAGTCTTTTGAAACGGTGAAAGAACAAATTCGGCAAGAATTTCAGCGCCAACAAGCAGAAAGCCGCTTTTATGAACTGAGAGAACGACTGGCCCGGCTTGCCTATGAAAACCCCGGAAGCCTGGACCCCGCCGCGGAGGCCTTGGAGCTGGAAATTCAAACCACCGACCGCTTTACGCGAAGCCGAGGGGAAGGCATTGCGGCCAACCCCAAAATCCGTACCGCCGCCTTCAGCGACGAGGTGCTGGCCGGTAACAACAGCGAACCCCTCGAGCTGGACGAGGGGGAAGTGGCGGTCTTGCGCCTGCACGAACATACACCCGCGCAAAAACGCGCCTTCGACGCGGTCCGCGATCGAATCGTCGCCCGACTCCGCCAACAAAAAGCGCGACAAGAAGTGGAAAATCAAGCCAAAAAATGGCTTTCCAAATTGAATCAGGGCATTCAACTGGAAACGCTCGCGGAGCAAACTCAGTCAGAAATTCAAACGGCCGATCTGGTTCGCGACACCCCCGTTCCCGAACTCCGGGAGGCCACCCGCACCATTTTTCAGGCACCCCACCCGGCCAAAGACCAACCGGTATTTACCCGGGTCGCCTTGGCTGACGGTCGCCAAACGCTCATTCAAATCCTCTCGGTGGAAGACGGCGACTACGGCAGTTTGGAAGAGGACAACAAGGACAAACTCATAGCCAATCTGGCCCGTCTATTCGGGCGGATCACCTTTCAAGAATACCAGTTGCAAAAACGGGATCAGGCCAGCCCTGAAATCAACTGGCCTCCGACCGAAGACTAA
- a CDS encoding NAD-dependent formate dehydrogenase — MAKILCVLYPDPVTGYPETYPRDDLPKMDRYPDGQTLPTPKGLDFQPGAMLGSVSGELGLRKYLEGLGHTLVVISDKEGPDSAFERELVDADIVISQPFWPAYLTAERIAKAPKLKLAITAGIGSDHVDLKAAIEHGVTVAEVTYSNSISVAEHVVMMILGLVRNYLPSYQWVVNKNLWDTTGGQGWNIADCISRAYDLEGMEVGTVAAGRIGLAVLRRLQPFDVQLHYTDKHRLPEAVERELNLTFHPDVESMIRVCDVVTINCPLHPETEHLFDDNLLGKMKRGAYLINTARGKICDRDAVARALESGQLAGYAGDVWFPQPAPKDHPWRTMPHHGMTPHVSGTTLSAQTRYAAGTREILECWFEGRPIREEYLIVDGGKLAGTGAHSYTA, encoded by the coding sequence ATGGCGAAAATACTTTGCGTCTTGTATCCCGACCCCGTTACCGGCTATCCCGAAACCTATCCCCGCGACGATCTCCCCAAAATGGACCGTTATCCGGATGGACAGACCCTGCCAACGCCCAAGGGACTGGACTTCCAACCCGGCGCAATGCTGGGCAGCGTTTCCGGTGAACTGGGACTGCGGAAATATTTGGAAGGGCTGGGTCATACCCTGGTCGTCATCAGCGACAAGGAAGGTCCCGACAGCGCGTTCGAGCGGGAACTCGTGGATGCCGACATTGTCATCTCACAACCGTTTTGGCCTGCCTATCTCACCGCCGAAAGGATCGCGAAAGCACCCAAGCTGAAGTTGGCGATTACCGCCGGCATCGGTTCGGACCACGTCGATCTCAAGGCGGCCATCGAGCACGGCGTGACCGTGGCCGAAGTCACCTATTCCAACAGCATCAGCGTGGCCGAACACGTGGTGATGATGATTCTCGGCTTGGTACGCAATTACCTGCCCTCCTATCAGTGGGTGGTAAACAAGAACCTGTGGGACACTACCGGCGGACAAGGCTGGAACATCGCCGATTGCATCAGCCGGGCCTACGATCTGGAAGGCATGGAAGTGGGAACGGTGGCCGCGGGCCGAATCGGCCTTGCCGTCCTGCGCCGGTTGCAGCCGTTCGACGTTCAATTGCATTACACCGACAAGCACCGCCTGCCGGAAGCAGTGGAGCGGGAACTGAATCTCACCTTCCATCCGGACGTGGAATCCATGATTCGCGTTTGCGACGTGGTCACGATCAACTGCCCCTTGCATCCGGAGACCGAGCACCTGTTCGACGACAACCTCCTGGGTAAAATGAAGCGCGGCGCCTATCTCATCAACACCGCGCGCGGCAAGATCTGCGACCGGGATGCCGTCGCCCGGGCTTTGGAAAGCGGACAGCTTGCCGGCTATGCCGGCGACGTCTGGTTCCCCCAACCGGCACCCAAGGACCATCCCTGGCGGACCATGCCCCATCACGGCATGACGCCGCATGTGTCGGGCACCACCTTATCAGCGCAAACCCGTTACGCTGCCGGCACGCGCGAAATTTTGGAGTGCTGGTTCGAAGGCCGGCCGATCCGGGAAGAGTATCTGATCGTCGACGGCGGCAAGCTGGCAGGGACCGGCGCCCATTCCTATACCGCCTAG
- a CDS encoding LysR family transcriptional regulator, whose translation MFLRHLKYLAALAETEHFGRAAEICEISQPTLSSGIQHLENELGVTLVQRRHHRFVGFTSEGKHLLVWARRILADWEGLRQEAGVARRELTGELRIGAIPTSLPAVPLITSPYIADHPRVKPMIHSLSAETIIHRLDNFTLDLGITYLEDPRLKGFKVQPLYEEHYVLLARDTSAFGDRTELRWSEIGDLPLCLLPPNMQNRRIVNAAFREAGIIPHVRVETDSIFTLYAQIRYGGLFSIVPHSLLCLFEIRQEVSAIRLHPPLTRMIGAIAPKREPWPPVIDAAWSLLDQLDLQSRFDALIKTIY comes from the coding sequence GTGTTCCTACGTCACCTCAAATATCTAGCGGCCCTAGCTGAAACCGAACATTTCGGCCGAGCGGCGGAGATATGCGAGATCTCCCAACCGACGCTTTCTTCCGGCATCCAACATCTGGAAAATGAATTGGGTGTGACCCTGGTTCAGCGCCGACACCACCGCTTCGTCGGTTTTACCTCCGAGGGCAAACATTTGCTCGTCTGGGCTCGCCGTATACTGGCCGACTGGGAGGGACTACGGCAAGAGGCCGGGGTCGCCCGCAGAGAATTGACCGGGGAGCTGCGTATCGGCGCCATCCCTACCTCCCTGCCCGCCGTCCCCCTGATCACTTCCCCCTATATCGCCGATCACCCTCGGGTTAAGCCGATGATTCATTCGCTCAGCGCGGAGACGATCATTCATCGGCTCGATAACTTCACACTCGATCTGGGGATCACCTATTTGGAAGACCCCAGACTCAAGGGATTCAAAGTTCAACCTCTGTACGAAGAACACTACGTCCTGCTCGCCCGCGATACTTCCGCTTTCGGCGATAGAACCGAGTTACGGTGGTCGGAGATCGGCGATTTGCCTTTGTGTCTTCTACCACCCAATATGCAAAATCGGCGAATTGTGAATGCCGCCTTTCGGGAAGCCGGAATTATCCCACACGTCCGGGTGGAAACCGATTCCATCTTCACTTTGTATGCTCAAATCCGGTACGGCGGATTGTTCAGCATCGTCCCCCACAGCCTTCTGTGTCTTTTTGAAATCCGCCAGGAAGTCTCCGCGATTCGCTTGCACCCTCCCCTCACCCGCATGATCGGTGCCATTGCACCCAAGCGTGAACCCTGGCCTCCGGTAATCGATGCCGCCTGGTCGCTCCTTGACCAACTCGACTTACAGTCCCGCTTCGACGCTTTAATAAAAACGATCTATTAG